Proteins from one Hydrogenophaga sp. SL48 genomic window:
- a CDS encoding response regulator transcription factor, with product MNDVVAGTLRVLIGDDHRIVREGLKQILADAPDVRVVAEAQTGPEVLAQVAQLQVSAGLDLVLLDIALPGIDGLDVLQQIKREHPKLPVLMLSTYPEKQYAVRCIKLGASGYLNKSADPDDMLAAVRKVAAGGVFLTASTAEALAAAVGQGGAQAGPEALSHREHQVYRLLTQGRTVSEIGAQLGLAPNTVSTYRARILEKTGTKNDVELALYAERHARTRPGG from the coding sequence ATGAACGACGTGGTCGCTGGAACCCTGCGCGTGCTGATCGGTGACGACCACCGCATCGTGCGCGAAGGCCTCAAGCAGATCCTGGCCGACGCGCCCGACGTGCGGGTGGTGGCCGAGGCGCAGACCGGCCCCGAGGTGCTGGCGCAGGTGGCCCAGCTGCAAGTCAGTGCCGGCCTCGACCTCGTGCTGCTGGACATCGCGCTGCCCGGCATCGACGGGCTGGACGTGCTGCAGCAGATCAAGCGCGAGCACCCGAAGCTGCCGGTGCTGATGCTCAGCACCTACCCCGAGAAGCAGTACGCGGTGCGCTGCATCAAGCTCGGCGCCAGCGGCTACCTCAACAAGAGCGCCGACCCCGACGACATGCTGGCCGCGGTGCGCAAGGTGGCCGCGGGCGGCGTGTTCCTGACGGCCAGCACGGCCGAAGCGCTGGCCGCGGCGGTGGGGCAGGGCGGCGCGCAGGCGGGGCCGGAAGCGCTGTCGCACCGCGAGCACCAGGTCTACCGCCTGCTCACGCAGGGCCGGACCGTGAGCGAAATTGGTGCGCAGCTCGGGCTCGCGCCCAACACGGTGAGCACCTACCGTGCGCGCATCCTCGAAAAGACCGGCACCAAGAACGATGTGGAGCTCGCGCTGTACGCCGAGCGCCATGCGCGCACCCGCCCTGGCGGCTGA
- a CDS encoding sensor histidine kinase, whose translation MTLDAPAQLSRSPAVGSWRDPVALLLASTGEGIYGVDLDGACVFINPAGARLIGYEPHEVIGRNMHELTHHARPDGSPYPEAECPIFNAFRRGLPCRIDSEVFWRRDGAAFPVEYSSHPVIEDAQVRGAVVTFVDITERRRAADALQRAKDQLEERVRERTLALETALRQVRELAAWSETVREDERTRIAREVHDELGSLLVALKMDVNWMDKRLSEQTQRSPEAAEDMRGRMRCKCQNMSRLIENAVDNVGRIITDLRPSILDHQGLWAALEWQAQEFVASAELALDWCMAVDDTPEPPEPLAMAVFRIFQEMLSNVGRHAQARHLRVVIAVAAGGLVLTVQDDGVGAPAQAFEAGDAYGVMGMRERARHFGGQIDITSAPGEGTQMRLQLHLPGQEPS comes from the coding sequence ATGACCCTCGATGCCCCCGCCCAGCTGAGCCGCTCGCCTGCGGTCGGGTCTTGGCGCGACCCGGTGGCGTTGCTGCTGGCCTCCACCGGCGAAGGCATCTACGGGGTGGACCTGGACGGCGCCTGCGTGTTTATCAACCCGGCGGGCGCCCGGCTGATCGGCTACGAGCCGCACGAGGTGATCGGGCGCAACATGCACGAGCTCACGCACCACGCCCGCCCGGACGGCTCGCCCTACCCCGAGGCCGAGTGCCCGATCTTCAACGCCTTCCGCCGCGGCCTGCCCTGCCGCATCGACAGCGAGGTGTTCTGGCGCCGCGACGGCGCGGCCTTTCCGGTCGAGTACTCCAGCCACCCGGTGATTGAAGACGCCCAGGTGCGCGGCGCGGTGGTGACCTTTGTCGACATCACCGAGCGCCGCCGCGCGGCCGACGCGCTGCAGCGCGCCAAGGACCAGCTGGAAGAGCGCGTGCGGGAGCGCACGCTGGCGCTGGAAACTGCGCTGCGGCAGGTGCGCGAGCTGGCGGCCTGGTCGGAAACCGTGCGCGAGGACGAGCGCACCCGCATCGCGCGCGAGGTGCACGACGAGCTGGGTAGCCTGCTGGTGGCGCTCAAGATGGACGTGAACTGGATGGACAAGCGCCTGTCCGAACAGACGCAGCGCAGCCCCGAGGCGGCCGAGGACATGCGCGGCCGCATGCGCTGCAAGTGCCAGAACATGAGCCGCCTGATCGAGAACGCGGTCGACAACGTGGGCCGCATCATCACCGACCTGCGCCCCAGCATCCTCGACCACCAGGGCCTGTGGGCGGCGCTGGAGTGGCAGGCGCAGGAGTTCGTGGCCTCGGCCGAGCTGGCACTGGACTGGTGCATGGCCGTGGATGACACGCCCGAGCCGCCGGAGCCGCTGGCCATGGCGGTGTTCCGCATCTTCCAGGAGATGCTGAGCAACGTGGGCCGCCATGCGCAGGCCCGGCACCTGCGGGTGGTGATCGCCGTGGCCGCGGGCGGGCTGGTGCTCACGGTGCAGGACGACGGCGTGGGCGCGCCGGCGCAGGCCTTCGAGGCCGGCGACGCTTACGGGGTGATGGGCATGCGCGAGCGGGCGCGGCACTTTGGCGGCCAGATTGACATCACCAGCGCGCCCGGCGAGGGCACGCAGATGCGGTTGCAGCTGCACCTGCCTGGACAGGAGCCGTCATGA
- a CDS encoding MBL fold metallo-hydrolase produces MNPRSFAPLLCALWVGLTGVAHAAEVRFQPVAPGVYAFIGEKSGRTHGNEGLNANIGLVVTPAGALLIDSGASLQGAQQIQAAVKQVTDQPVKWVINTGGQDHRWLGNGHFAAQGAEVIAHASARADMLARGGDHIASLKNELKEKLDGTVPTLPTRWLSGSDETLNLGGVSVEVKHRGGAHTPGDLMVWLPQQKLVFSGDIVYVDRMLGVIPVSHTGRWLASFAALEALQPARIVPGHGDVCDLPKAQTQTRNYLQALRTHMKQAVENGDDIGAAIKAFDAQPWMTLLNAAELHPGNASRTYLELERE; encoded by the coding sequence ATGAACCCTCGCTCCTTTGCCCCGCTGCTCTGCGCCCTCTGGGTCGGCCTCACCGGGGTCGCCCACGCGGCCGAGGTGAGGTTCCAGCCGGTCGCCCCGGGCGTCTACGCCTTCATCGGTGAAAAGTCCGGCCGCACCCATGGCAACGAAGGCCTGAACGCCAACATCGGCCTGGTGGTCACGCCGGCTGGCGCGCTGCTGATCGACAGCGGCGCCAGCCTCCAGGGCGCCCAGCAGATCCAGGCGGCGGTGAAGCAGGTCACCGACCAGCCGGTGAAGTGGGTCATCAACACCGGCGGGCAGGACCACCGCTGGCTGGGCAACGGCCACTTCGCCGCCCAGGGCGCCGAGGTGATCGCGCACGCCAGCGCCCGGGCCGACATGCTCGCGCGCGGTGGCGACCACATCGCCAGCCTGAAGAACGAGCTGAAAGAGAAGCTCGACGGCACCGTGCCCACGCTGCCCACGCGCTGGCTGAGTGGCAGCGATGAGACCCTGAACCTGGGCGGCGTATCCGTTGAGGTGAAGCACCGCGGCGGCGCCCACACGCCGGGCGACCTGATGGTCTGGCTGCCGCAGCAGAAGCTGGTGTTCAGCGGCGACATCGTCTACGTCGACCGCATGCTGGGCGTGATCCCGGTCAGCCACACCGGCCGCTGGCTCGCGAGCTTCGCCGCGCTGGAGGCGTTGCAACCGGCGCGCATCGTGCCCGGTCACGGCGACGTGTGCGATCTACCGAAAGCCCAGACGCAGACGCGCAACTACCTGCAAGCCCTGCGCACGCACATGAAGCAAGCCGTGGAGAACGGCGACGACATCGGCGCCGCCATCAAGGCATTCGACGCCCAGCCGTGGATGACCCTGCTCAACGCCGCCGAGCTGCACCCGGGCAACGCGAGCCGCACCTACCTGGAGCTGGAGCGGGAGTGA
- a CDS encoding RNA methyltransferase: MRIQTLRERLRALGALPKHEHRVLRLWSNALPQTAGKRQIEHFLPATLRAELPAIEADLAGLARIESRHPGEDGSERLLVKLADGQMVETVLLPRDGVCVSTQIGCAVGCVFCMTGTTGLIRQVGSAEIVAQVALARSLRPVKKVVFMGMGEPAHNLDNVMEAIELLGTAGNIGHKNLVFSTVGDPRVFETLPKGPVKPALALSLHTTKADLREKLLPRAPRMTPEALVEAGEAYARATDYPIQYQWTLLDGINDSDEELDGIVRLLTGKYAILNMIPFNTVEGMPFQRPSWEKAAEIARHLHRRGILTKLRQSAGQDVDGGCGQLRARAEKPARRVIPVNAA; encoded by the coding sequence ATGCGCATCCAGACCCTGCGCGAGCGCCTGCGCGCGCTCGGCGCCCTGCCCAAACATGAACACCGCGTGCTCCGCCTCTGGAGCAACGCCCTGCCGCAGACGGCGGGCAAGCGGCAGATTGAACACTTCCTGCCCGCCACGCTGCGCGCCGAGCTGCCCGCCATCGAGGCCGATCTGGCCGGGCTCGCGCGCATCGAATCGCGCCACCCCGGCGAAGACGGCTCGGAGCGCCTGCTGGTGAAGCTGGCCGACGGGCAGATGGTCGAGACCGTGCTGCTGCCGCGCGACGGGGTGTGTGTCTCGACGCAGATCGGCTGCGCGGTCGGCTGCGTGTTCTGCATGACCGGCACCACCGGCCTGATCCGCCAGGTGGGCAGCGCCGAGATCGTGGCGCAGGTGGCGCTGGCGCGCAGCCTGCGGCCGGTGAAGAAGGTGGTGTTCATGGGCATGGGCGAGCCCGCGCACAACCTCGACAACGTGATGGAGGCGATCGAGCTGCTGGGCACGGCCGGCAACATCGGCCACAAGAACCTGGTGTTCTCCACCGTGGGCGACCCGCGGGTGTTCGAGACCCTGCCCAAAGGCCCGGTCAAGCCCGCGCTGGCGCTCTCGCTGCACACGACCAAAGCCGATCTGCGCGAGAAGCTGCTGCCGCGCGCACCGCGCATGACGCCGGAAGCGCTGGTGGAAGCGGGCGAGGCCTACGCCCGCGCCACCGACTACCCCATTCAATACCAGTGGACGCTGCTGGACGGCATCAACGACAGCGACGAAGAGCTGGACGGCATCGTGCGCCTGCTCACGGGCAAGTACGCGATCCTCAACATGATCCCGTTCAACACCGTCGAAGGCATGCCCTTCCAGCGCCCGAGCTGGGAGAAGGCGGCAGAGATCGCGCGCCACCTGCACCGCCGCGGCATCCTGACCAAGCTGCGCCAGTCGGCCGGGCAGGACGTGGACGGCGGGTGTGGGCAGCTGCGGGCGCGGGCGGAGAAGCCGGCGCGCCGCGTGATCCCGGTGAACGCGGCCTGA
- a CDS encoding pirin family protein, with protein sequence MKSVSHIQRNPHGHWVGDGFPVRSIFSYNDNPAAFSPFLLLDFGGPTTFDPTTKRRGVGAHPHRGFETVTIVYEGEVSHRDSTGAGGTIGPGDVQWMTAASGIVHEEFHSDAFARRGGPFQMVQLWVNLPARDKMALPGYQGITAAQTPTVDLPDGAGTARLIAGSLLGEQGPAKTFTPMQVWDLRVLAGHTVALPAPEGHTTVPLVLRGRVKTQDGAEATDAEMIVYERAGEGVTLTAVTDTTLLWLAGEPIDEPVVGYGPFVMNSEAEIHQAFADFQSGAMGRL encoded by the coding sequence ATGAAATCCGTGTCCCACATCCAGCGCAACCCGCACGGCCATTGGGTCGGCGACGGTTTTCCGGTGCGCAGCATCTTTTCGTACAACGACAACCCGGCCGCGTTCTCGCCGTTTCTGCTGCTCGACTTCGGCGGTCCGACCACCTTCGACCCGACGACCAAACGGCGCGGCGTGGGGGCGCACCCGCACCGGGGTTTCGAGACCGTGACCATCGTCTACGAGGGCGAGGTCTCGCACCGCGACTCGACCGGCGCGGGCGGCACCATCGGCCCGGGCGATGTGCAGTGGATGACGGCCGCCTCGGGCATCGTGCACGAGGAGTTCCACAGCGACGCTTTTGCCCGCCGCGGGGGGCCGTTCCAGATGGTGCAGCTGTGGGTGAACCTGCCGGCGCGCGACAAGATGGCGCTGCCCGGTTACCAGGGCATCACCGCGGCGCAGACGCCCACGGTGGACCTGCCCGATGGGGCCGGCACGGCGCGCCTGATCGCGGGCTCGTTGCTCGGCGAGCAAGGCCCGGCCAAAACCTTCACGCCCATGCAGGTGTGGGACCTGCGGGTCTTGGCCGGCCACACCGTGGCCCTGCCCGCGCCCGAAGGCCACACCACGGTGCCGCTGGTGCTCAGGGGCCGGGTGAAGACGCAGGACGGCGCCGAGGCCACCGACGCGGAGATGATCGTCTACGAACGCGCGGGCGAGGGCGTGACGCTCACCGCCGTGACCGACACCACCCTGCTCTGGCTGGCCGGTGAACCGATCGACGAGCCGGTGGTGGGTTACGGGCCGTTCGTGATGAACAGCGAAGCGGAAATCCACCAGGCTTTTGCCGACTTTCAAAGCGGCGCCATGGGCAGGCTTTGA
- a CDS encoding pirin family protein has product MLEMVINARAADLGHGLMVRRVLPFAKRRNVGPFVFLDHAGPVPLPPHYDRAADVRPHPHIGLSTVSYLLSGQITHRDSLGTLQIIRPGEVNWMTAGRGISHSERFTHPDSYADGGLELMQLWVALPEADEECDPAFTHYPATDLPVIESEGVWMRLVAGSAYGESSPVRTHSPLFYLHTEWQAGARKALPGGHREQAVYVAKGEIEHAGEVYQPGQLLVFGDDVDAVITARTAATLMLFGGEPLGERHIFWNFVSSRKERIEQAKADWAAGRFELPPDDKDEWIPLPG; this is encoded by the coding sequence ATGCTGGAAATGGTGATCAACGCCCGCGCGGCCGACCTCGGCCACGGCCTGATGGTGCGGCGCGTGCTGCCTTTCGCGAAGCGCCGCAACGTCGGCCCCTTCGTCTTCCTGGACCACGCCGGCCCGGTGCCTCTGCCGCCGCACTACGACCGCGCCGCCGACGTGCGCCCGCACCCGCACATCGGCCTCTCGACCGTGAGCTACCTGCTCAGCGGCCAGATCACGCACCGAGACAGCCTGGGCACGCTGCAAATCATTCGCCCCGGCGAGGTGAACTGGATGACGGCCGGGCGCGGCATCTCGCACAGCGAGCGCTTCACCCACCCCGACTCGTATGCCGATGGCGGGCTGGAGCTGATGCAGCTCTGGGTGGCGCTGCCCGAGGCCGACGAAGAGTGTGACCCTGCGTTCACCCACTACCCCGCCACCGACCTGCCGGTGATCGAATCGGAGGGCGTGTGGATGCGCCTGGTGGCCGGCAGCGCCTACGGCGAGAGCAGCCCGGTGCGCACGCACTCGCCGCTGTTCTACCTGCACACCGAGTGGCAAGCCGGCGCCCGCAAGGCCCTGCCCGGCGGCCACCGCGAGCAGGCGGTGTACGTGGCCAAGGGCGAGATCGAACACGCGGGCGAGGTCTACCAGCCCGGCCAGTTGCTGGTGTTCGGCGACGACGTGGACGCGGTGATCACCGCGAGAACAGCCGCCACGCTGATGCTCTTCGGCGGCGAGCCGCTGGGCGAGCGCCACATCTTCTGGAACTTCGTGTCGTCTCGAAAAGAGCGCATCGAGCAGGCCAAGGCCGACTGGGCGGCCGGCCGTTTTGAGCTGCCGCCGGACGACAAGGACGAGTGGATTCCGCTGCCGGGTTGA
- a CDS encoding NAD-dependent epimerase/dehydratase family protein — protein MNLLTSAPRPRILITGAAGFIGFHLSQRLLDLGLAVDGVDNMSPYYEPSLKEARLRLLQARPGFVFHRLDLAEREATAQLFDQGRYDIVLHLAAQAGVRYSVEHPMAYLDSNLAGMLTVLEGCRHHGVKHLVYASSSSIYGAARQMPLREDMVTDAPISLYAASKKANELMAHSYSHLYGIPASALRFFTVYGPWGRPDMAIFKFVRAIFEGRPIDVYNHGQMRRDFTYVDDVVDAVLAVAGVPPVAQDGLAAHRVLNVGHNGPVPLMDFIACLEQATGREAIKNFMPMQQGDVPDTWADTSALERGFGVRADTDLQVGVQRFVDWYRTYYPLAPPAASPP, from the coding sequence ATGAACCTTCTGACTTCGGCGCCACGCCCCCGCATCCTCATCACCGGCGCCGCCGGCTTCATCGGCTTCCACCTGAGCCAGCGCCTGCTGGACCTCGGGCTGGCGGTGGACGGCGTGGACAACATGAGCCCGTACTACGAGCCCAGCCTCAAGGAGGCGCGGCTCAGGCTGCTGCAGGCGCGGCCCGGTTTCGTGTTCCACCGGCTCGACCTCGCCGAGCGCGAGGCCACCGCGCAGCTGTTTGACCAGGGGCGCTACGACATCGTGCTGCACCTCGCGGCGCAGGCCGGCGTGCGTTATTCGGTGGAGCACCCCATGGCCTACCTCGACAGCAACCTCGCGGGCATGTTGACCGTGCTCGAAGGCTGCCGCCACCATGGGGTGAAGCACCTCGTGTACGCCTCGTCGAGCTCGATCTACGGCGCGGCGCGCCAGATGCCGCTGCGCGAAGACATGGTGACCGATGCGCCGATCTCGCTCTACGCCGCGAGCAAGAAGGCCAACGAGCTGATGGCCCACAGCTACAGCCACCTCTACGGCATCCCCGCGAGCGCGCTGCGTTTCTTCACGGTCTACGGCCCCTGGGGCCGGCCGGACATGGCGATCTTCAAGTTCGTGCGCGCGATCTTCGAAGGCCGCCCCATCGACGTCTACAACCACGGCCAGATGCGCCGCGACTTCACCTACGTGGACGACGTGGTCGACGCCGTGCTCGCGGTGGCCGGCGTGCCGCCGGTGGCGCAGGACGGTCTGGCCGCCCACCGCGTGCTCAACGTGGGCCACAACGGCCCGGTGCCGCTGATGGACTTCATCGCCTGCCTGGAGCAGGCCACGGGCCGCGAAGCCATCAAGAACTTCATGCCCATGCAGCAGGGCGACGTGCCCGACACCTGGGCCGACACCTCCGCGCTGGAGCGGGGCTTTGGCGTGCGGGCCGACACCGACCTCCAGGTGGGGGTGCAGCGGTTTGTGGACTGGTACAGGACTTATTACCCCCTCGCGCCGCCTGCGGCGTCACCCCCCTGA
- a CDS encoding ArnT family glycosyltransferase: MSLPTDDAARRQALFWLAATAIVLLLGLGLRYPWPADEPRFAQVAREMVESGQWLFPTRGGEPYPDKPPVFMWFSAAAFALLGNIKLSFLLPSALASVGTLLLVHDLGRRLWNPQAALFAVLVLVFTPQFLLQGKAGQIDALVTFWITLGCYGLLRHFFTGPHWGWYFTAWAAMALGIMTKGVGFLPLLMLLPLALWTKNAGQGAAPVWRWKLAAGVLVMAATVALWLGPMLWQVHSIGTDTMVAYRNDLLFRQTGERFVNAWHHVKPWHYFFTQAIPTVWFPLPLLLLVFFKPLLAALRDDPRLKVLLAWVGLVLLFFSISSGKREVYIFPALPMLALVVGVLWAKVRAQGLGARTSAFFQWFLYALAAALGGLGLMLTFSPERLLRKAPDYAEPIATLATPLIAMGVTLLVLLIVIRRRDLLVRMAATSLVLWVFVSLMVWPRVDPYRTPQDMMEQVERQLPANTELALIYFKEQFLLFSHRPLTHFSYLAPLDQQERNAWVWMREAPNRQLLVPTDAKLECFDVAKAVSLGEAHRREWVLFGADAMRPACAAPSRAQRFVYRPDIRGVLP, encoded by the coding sequence ATGTCCCTGCCCACTGACGACGCTGCGCGCCGGCAGGCGCTGTTCTGGCTCGCCGCCACCGCCATCGTGTTGTTGCTCGGCCTCGGTCTGCGCTACCCCTGGCCCGCCGACGAACCGCGTTTTGCCCAGGTGGCGCGCGAGATGGTCGAGAGCGGGCAGTGGCTGTTTCCCACGCGTGGGGGCGAGCCCTACCCCGACAAACCGCCGGTGTTCATGTGGTTCAGCGCGGCGGCGTTTGCGCTGCTGGGCAACATCAAGCTGTCCTTTCTGCTGCCGAGCGCGCTGGCCTCGGTGGGCACGTTGCTGCTGGTGCACGACCTCGGTCGCCGCCTGTGGAACCCGCAGGCCGCGCTGTTCGCGGTGCTGGTGCTGGTGTTCACGCCGCAGTTCCTGCTGCAGGGCAAGGCCGGCCAGATCGACGCGCTCGTGACCTTCTGGATCACGCTGGGCTGCTACGGCCTGCTGCGCCATTTCTTCACCGGCCCGCACTGGGGCTGGTACTTCACGGCCTGGGCCGCGATGGCGCTGGGCATCATGACCAAGGGCGTGGGCTTCCTGCCGCTGCTGATGCTGCTGCCGCTGGCGTTGTGGACAAAGAACGCCGGTCAGGGCGCTGCGCCGGTGTGGCGCTGGAAGCTGGCGGCGGGCGTGCTGGTGATGGCGGCCACGGTGGCGCTGTGGCTGGGTCCCATGCTCTGGCAGGTGCACAGCATCGGCACCGACACCATGGTGGCCTACCGCAACGACCTGCTGTTCCGCCAGACCGGCGAGCGTTTCGTCAACGCCTGGCACCACGTCAAGCCCTGGCACTACTTCTTCACGCAGGCCATCCCGACGGTCTGGTTCCCGCTGCCTCTGCTGCTGCTGGTGTTCTTCAAGCCGCTGCTCGCCGCGTTGCGCGACGACCCCCGGCTCAAGGTCCTGCTGGCCTGGGTCGGCCTGGTGCTGCTGTTCTTCTCGATCAGCTCGGGCAAGCGAGAGGTCTACATCTTCCCGGCCCTGCCGATGCTGGCGCTGGTGGTGGGCGTGCTCTGGGCCAAGGTCCGAGCGCAGGGGCTGGGCGCTCGCACCAGCGCCTTCTTCCAGTGGTTCCTGTACGCACTCGCGGCAGCGCTCGGCGGCCTCGGTCTGATGTTGACGTTCTCGCCCGAGCGCCTGCTGCGCAAGGCGCCCGATTACGCCGAGCCGATCGCCACGCTTGCCACACCCCTGATCGCCATGGGCGTGACCCTGCTGGTGCTGCTGATCGTGATCCGCCGGCGCGACCTGCTGGTGCGCATGGCAGCGACCAGCCTCGTCCTCTGGGTGTTCGTGTCGCTCATGGTCTGGCCGCGCGTCGACCCCTACCGCACGCCGCAGGACATGATGGAGCAGGTCGAGCGGCAGCTGCCGGCGAACACCGAGCTGGCCCTCATCTATTTCAAGGAACAGTTCCTGCTGTTCAGCCACCGCCCGCTGACCCACTTCAGCTACCTCGCGCCGCTGGATCAGCAGGAGCGCAACGCCTGGGTCTGGATGCGCGAAGCGCCGAACCGCCAGCTGCTGGTGCCGACCGACGCGAAGCTTGAGTGTTTCGATGTGGCCAAGGCCGTCTCGCTGGGCGAGGCGCACCGCCGCGAGTGGGTGCTGTTCGGTGCCGACGCGATGCGCCCGGCCTGTGCCGCGCCCAGCCGTGCCCAACGTTTCGTTTACCGCCCCGACATCCGTGGTGTCTTGCCATGA
- a CDS encoding TVP38/TMEM64 family protein: MKSLTKPLLLTAVLTLAFLSLHLGWWGPVTEEVLLQQLFQRHWALAWPVFIAGAVVYTALGGPRQVLAFSCGFLFGGWQGGLIGTLLTGCGAMLTMLAVHKLGFEWVRQKHAQKIGLIKAVLAEDTWIWICVIRLIPVGSNLVTNIAAALSDLRPVAVFFGSLLGYLPQMLLFAYAGSGFALHDSSQLWVSLVMLVLSTGLGLYLYHHGFKQRLHRFRKEHPHVPAH, from the coding sequence ATGAAAAGCCTCACTAAGCCGCTGCTGCTCACGGCGGTCCTGACGCTGGCCTTCCTGTCCCTGCACCTGGGCTGGTGGGGGCCGGTCACCGAAGAGGTCTTGCTGCAGCAGCTGTTCCAGCGGCACTGGGCGCTGGCCTGGCCGGTGTTCATTGCCGGCGCCGTTGTCTACACGGCGCTGGGCGGCCCGCGCCAGGTGCTGGCCTTCAGCTGCGGCTTCCTGTTCGGTGGCTGGCAGGGCGGCCTGATCGGCACGCTGCTGACCGGTTGCGGCGCGATGCTCACCATGCTCGCGGTGCACAAGCTGGGCTTCGAGTGGGTGCGGCAGAAACACGCGCAGAAGATCGGGCTGATCAAGGCGGTGCTGGCCGAAGACACCTGGATCTGGATCTGCGTGATCCGCCTGATCCCCGTGGGCAGCAACCTCGTGACCAACATCGCGGCGGCCCTGTCCGACCTGCGGCCGGTCGCCGTGTTCTTCGGCAGCCTGCTGGGCTACCTGCCGCAGATGCTGCTGTTCGCCTACGCGGGGTCGGGTTTTGCGCTGCACGACAGTTCGCAGCTGTGGGTCAGCCTGGTGATGCTGGTGCTGTCCACCGGGCTGGGTCTGTACCTCTACCATCACGGCTTCAAACAACGCCTGCACCGGTTCCGCAAAGAGCATCCGCATGTCCCTGCCCACTGA
- a CDS encoding glycosyltransferase family 2 protein: MTDPRPANAAGAAQTGDAPLVSVLIPAKNEAGNIGKLVNEVVTALRPECAFEIVLVDDGSDDGTGDEFVQSCTDLGAAGQLVRHQASVGQSTALCSAALQARGRYLITIDGDGQNDPADMPGLLRSARETESQSAHFCIAGYRKNRQDTEWKKFQSRIANAVRQKLLSDQVPDTGCGLKLIPRETWLRLPYFDHMHRYLPALVLRLGGLIRVVPVNHRARHVGVSKYNAWNRLWVGLVDMAGVMWLSRRGKRPVIAQVQSIPAHEKPH, encoded by the coding sequence ATGACAGACCCCCGCCCGGCGAACGCCGCTGGCGCCGCGCAGACGGGCGATGCCCCGCTGGTGTCGGTGCTGATTCCCGCCAAGAACGAAGCCGGCAACATCGGCAAACTCGTGAACGAGGTGGTGACCGCGCTGCGCCCCGAGTGCGCCTTCGAGATCGTGCTGGTCGATGACGGCAGCGACGACGGCACCGGCGACGAGTTCGTGCAGAGCTGCACCGACCTGGGCGCGGCCGGCCAGCTGGTGCGCCACCAGGCCAGCGTGGGCCAGAGCACGGCGCTGTGCAGCGCGGCCTTGCAGGCCCGCGGCCGCTACCTCATCACCATCGATGGCGACGGCCAGAACGACCCCGCCGACATGCCCGGTCTGCTGCGCTCGGCGCGCGAGACCGAGTCGCAGTCGGCGCACTTCTGCATCGCCGGCTACCGCAAGAACCGCCAGGACACCGAGTGGAAGAAATTCCAGTCGCGCATCGCCAACGCCGTGCGCCAGAAGCTGCTGAGCGACCAGGTGCCCGACACCGGCTGCGGCCTGAAACTGATCCCGCGCGAGACCTGGCTGCGCCTGCCGTACTTCGACCACATGCACCGCTACCTGCCCGCGCTGGTGTTGCGGCTGGGCGGCCTGATCCGCGTCGTGCCGGTGAACCACCGGGCGCGCCACGTGGGCGTGTCCAAGTACAACGCCTGGAACCGGCTCTGGGTCGGCCTGGTCGACATGGCGGGGGTGATGTGGCTGTCGCGGCGCGGCAAGCGCCCTGTGATCGCGCAGGTCCAGTCCATCCCCGCGCATGAAAAGCCTCACTAA
- a CDS encoding AzlD domain-containing protein, translated as MFDLDPWTLLTILGMGCITAITRGFFFFSSKPWSLPHWAQRGLQYAPIAALSAVVIPEIVMTQGHLVQTWQDARLFAAVAGAAWFVWQRSVLGTILSGMAVYLPLHIGLGW; from the coding sequence ATGTTTGACCTCGATCCCTGGACCCTGCTGACCATCCTCGGCATGGGCTGCATCACCGCCATCACGCGCGGCTTTTTCTTCTTCTCCAGCAAGCCCTGGAGCCTGCCGCACTGGGCGCAGCGTGGCCTGCAGTACGCGCCCATCGCCGCACTGTCGGCCGTGGTGATCCCGGAGATCGTGATGACGCAGGGCCACCTGGTTCAGACCTGGCAGGACGCGCGCCTGTTCGCTGCGGTGGCGGGCGCGGCCTGGTTCGTCTGGCAGCGCAGCGTGCTCGGCACCATCTTGTCGGGCATGGCGGTGTACCTGCCTTTGCACATCGGCCTGGGCTGGTGA